A genomic stretch from Telopea speciosissima isolate NSW1024214 ecotype Mountain lineage chromosome 7, Tspe_v1, whole genome shotgun sequence includes:
- the LOC122668670 gene encoding BTB/POZ and TAZ domain-containing protein 3 gives MSQSELDSSWVSSIGNSFKNSLGIQIEEETPADFLPILEAFTSSQCHISNIPLPPPLPSANCRSRTNFRKQLDNCSYVPKETRDTWDKLFKEGYRADVHILTEYNAIFPAHSSVLGVASPVLRNFVLQAKVKDGIHYIKVTGVPSEAVHLFIRFLYSSCYEKDELKKFVLHLLVLSHSFSIPSLKRVCIDHLEQDWLTTDNTVDVLQLARKCDSPRLSLICVHRIVKDFKTISGTEGWKVMKQANPALEQELLESVVEADSRKEEKVKKMEEKKICLQLYETMEALLHVCKDGCRTIGPCDKVLKASQVSCGFPACKGVETLVRHFSSCKTRIPGGCIQCKRMWQMLELHSRMCIDPDYCKVPLCGHFKEKMQHHSKKDDMKWRLLVTKVIAVKNTKGPFSAWRPAML, from the exons ATGTCACAGTCAGAACTCGATTCGTCCTGGGTATCCTCAATTGGCAATTCATTTAAGAACTCTTTGGGTATACAGATAGAGGAAGAAACTCCGGCTGATTTTTTACCTATTCTGGAAGCTTTCACATCTTCTCAATGCCATATAAGTAATATCCCCCTTCCACCTCCTCTTCCTAGTGCAAACTGTAGAAGTAGAACCAATTTTCGCAAGCAGCTTGACAATTGTAGTTATGTTCCAAAAGAAACAAGAGATACATGGGACAAGCTTTTTAAGGAGGGATACAGGGCAGATGTCCATATTCTCACAGAGTACAATGCCATCTTTCCAGCCCATTCTAGTGTTCTG GGTGTGGCATCCCCTGTTTTGAGGAACTTTGTGCTGCAAGCAAAAGTTAAGGATGGTATTCATTATATCAAGGTTACAGGTGTACCTTCCGAAGCTGTTCATTTATTTATTCGTTTCCTATACTCCTCCTG CTATGAGAAGGATGAGTTGAAGAAGTTTGTCCTTCACTTGCTAGTTTTGTCTCACTCGTTCTCGATTCCATCACTTAAAAGAGTTTGCATAGACCACCTGGAGCAGGACTGGCTTACCACTGATAATACAGTTGATGTGCTTCAATTAGCCAGGAAGTGTGATTCACCAcgtctctctctcatatgcgTCCATCGGATAGTGAAGGACTTTAAGACCATTTCTGGAACGGAAGGATGGAAGGTGATGAAGCAAGCTAACCCTGCCCTTGAGCAAGAGCTTCTGGAATCAGTCGTTGAGGCAGATTCT agaaaggaagagaaggtgaaaaagatggaagagaagaagatctgCCTGCAGCTGTATGAAACGATGGAGGCTCTGCTGCACGTATGCAAAGATGGGTGTAGGACAATTGGGCCTTGTGACAAGGTGCTGAAAGCAAGCCAGGTGTCCTGCGGCTTTCCAGCATGCAAAGGGGTTGAGACATTGGTCCGCCACTTCTCTAGTTGCAAGACACGCATCCCTGGCGGATGCATTCAGTGTAAGCGCATGTGGCAGATGCTTGAGCTGCATTCCCGCATGTGCATCGATCCTGATTATTGCAAGGTTCCTTTGTGTGG GCATTTCAAGGAAAAAATGCAGCACCATAGCAAGAAAGACGACATGAAGTGGAGGTTGTTGGTTACCAAGGTGATCGCAGTAAAGAACACAAAAGGGCCGTTCTCAGCCTGGAGACCCGCCATGTTGTGA